In Drechmeria coniospora strain ARSEF 6962 chromosome 03, whole genome shotgun sequence, the DNA window CCAACCCGACCTGTATGAGCGCGCCTGGGCTTCCGTACCGCACCCGACTCTCCCGCTACTCGCGACGGCCCACTCCAAAGGCGCGACCGTCTTCTCCCTCAGCACCCTCTCGTCTCACAGCACCCTCACCGGTGGCCACGCCCGCTCCGTCCGCTCAGTCGCCTGGAAGCCGGGTCAGCCGCCGCAAAAGCTATGTCTCGTCACGGGGAGCTTCGATTCCACCGCCGGCCTTTGGCGCTGGGAGGCTGACGCAGCTCTCGAGGCTGGTGCCGCCGATGATTTGGAGGTGGACATGAGCACCCGCGTCAGTCgttcgacggccgacggcgaactCGACTCCGAACCTGACGGTGGCACCGACAAGTCGTGGGAGTTCACTCTTGTTCTCGAGGGCCACGACTCGGAAATCAAGTCTTGCACCTTCTCCCCCTCGGGTACCTACCTCGCCACCTGCTCGCGCGACAAGTCCGTCTGGATATGGGAAGACATCGGTGCctccgaggacgacgacgagtgggAGACGGTTGCTGTCCTCAACGAGCACGAAGGCGACGTGAAAGCCGTGGCCTGGTGTCCGGACGTGCCAGGCCGCAACAGGCGGCGGCACTATAGCCCCGACGTTCTCGCGAGCGCCAGCTACGACAACACGGTCCGCATCTGGCGGGAGGATGGTGACGGCGAGTGGGTatgcgtcgccgtcctcgaagGCCACGACGAGACCGTCTGGGGTCTGCAGTGGGAGCCACGACCGAGAGATGAGAACCAGTTCCCCAGACTCCTGACCTTCTCGGCCGACAAGACGATTCGGATATGGTCGCTCAAGGAAGAAGCCGAAGcggacgacgatggcccCCGAGTTGCTTTCAGCGGCATCCCCAACACGATGCGGAAGTCCCTGAGAGAAGAGTGGAACTGCACCGCCGTGCTGCCCAAGGCTCATGATAGGGATGTCTATTCGGCCACTTGGAGCGCCGACTCGGGTCTCATCGCCAGCACCGGAAGTGACGGCCGCATCGCCATGTACAAAGAAGGGAATTCGCCGGCGGCTCATGTTCATGCCCCTGCAACGAAACTAAACGATCCCTCGGCGCTCTCGACGTCTTGGGAGGTAATTGCCACCATGCCCAACGCTCACGGAGCCTTCGAAGTCAATCACATTACCTGGTGCAGACGGTACGATGCCGGCTCCGAGCGGAGAGGCGAGGAAGAAATGCTCGTCACGACGGGAGATGACGGCCTGGTACGTCCGTGGCAGGTTAAGCAAGAACAACGTTAGATTACTCTAGATTCGCGAGAACTAGAAGCACGTAGACGAATGAATGCAAGCAGGTTATTGTCAACGCAACCGGCAGCCCTCCGAGTTGCCGAGCTGCTCAAGATTAAACAGGTCGTCCTGTTGTTCTATTTTCGAAACACGACACCTACTACTACATTACGAAATTCTATGCTGCCTTTGACCGTGCCCGCCCTGCACGACAATACCTGGAACAAAGGCGCAGCAGATAACCCTCGAAGCTAGTTTCAAGCGAGCTTTTCGATATCATGGGGCGCAGAGGGACCGCTCCCATCCCGGCGGCTCTCTCGCATCTGGCAGCCCAGAATGCATCATGCAACATCCCACCCACGTTGGCCCCTTCCACAGACGAAAGCCGCAGTCGGGCATCGGAAAGCAGGACCAGTCTCTGCTCGGCCGTCCCGCCTACTCGCCCTTCAACTTATCCTGCTTGACGGTAAAGGCCATTTCGAGCAAGTCACGCTCCTCTTCCTGATGAATCCGCTTCATGCCCGTCGCCACAGACGCGCTCGGGTTGCGGCCAGCATACATGACATGCTTGCGATCGTGGTGCTTGGTCTGGTTTAGCAGCGTTTCGATGCGAGGCTGTGTAAAACTCCAGGCACCGGCGTTGAGGGGCTCCTCCTGGGCCCAGACAATCGTCTTCGCGTTGGGGTACATGTCCAGGTTCTCCTTGAGCTGCTGCCACGGGAAGGGGTTCAGCTGCTCGACGCGCGTGATGGCAACATCGTCAATCTTGTTTTCCATGCGGTACTTGTGCAGGCTCGTCCAGACCTGGCCGGAGCAGAGGATGACGCGGTCAACCTCCTCCGGGGACTTGATGGCGCCGGTTTGGTGCTCGGGGTCGGGGATGATCCACTGGAATCCCGCGTTAGGGCCGTCGAATTCCTCAATGTTCGAGCGAGCCAGGGGATGGCGGAGAAGAGATTTGGAGAAGAAGATGATGAGAGCTAGCGAGCCAGGCTGTCAGCAAAACTCAAGTCCCCAACCGACACGGAGCACACCAGGGCAACACTTACGCTTTCGGAACTGTCGCTGCATCTGTCGGCGCAGCACGTGGAACAAGTTCGCAGGCGTCGTCATATAGGCAATCTGCATGTTGCAGTCCTGGTGCTGGCGGACAAGCTTCTCCTCGGATGGGAAGATGCGCGGGTCCTCGTTGCAGAGCTGCAGGTAGCGTTCCAGACGACCCGAAGAGTGTTCGGGACCCTGGCCGTCGTAGCCGTGCGGGAGAGACATGACGAGGCCGGTTCGCTGCATCCACTTGACCTCGCCCGAGGCGATGAACTGGTCAATGATGCACTGCGCGTTGTTGGCAAAGTCGCCAAACTGAGCCTCCCACATGACGAGAGCGTTGGGCGACGACAGCGAATAGCCGTACTCGAATCCGAGGGCGCCAAACTCGCTCAGGGATGAGTTGGAAATGACAAACTTGCCCTGGTCCTTGCTGATGTGCTGCAGGGGCGTGTAGGTCTCCTCGGTGTCCTGGTCGTGGAAGACGGCGTGGCGCTGCGAGAAGGTGCCTCGCTCGACGTCCTGGCCGGACACGCGGACGTGGTATCCCTCAGTCACGAGCGTGCCGAAGGCGAGAGCCTCGGCGGTGGGGAAGTCGATGTTCTGGCCCTCAACGACCGACTTGGTTCGGTTGTTGAGGATGCGCTTCAGGTTGCGGTGTATCTGGAACCCTTCAGGAGCAGATCCAATGATCTCGCCAACGTGCTGCAGCGTCGTCTTGTCGACCTTGGTGGCGTTGTGGGGCAGGACCTCGGTGGCGAGCTCCTTGGGGGACTTGAAACCGTTccaggccgacgtcgtccacTCCTTGGACGTCGGTTGGTAGTCCTTGGACTTGTCGAAGCTCTCCTCCAGCATGCCCCAAACCCACTTCTTGTGCTCCTCGACATCTTCCTTGGTGAAAGTGCCATCCTGAAGAAGCTTGTTGACGTAGACATCAATCTGCGGCTCCTTGGAGTTGATGCGCTTGTACATCAGTGGTTGGGTGAAAGACGGCTGATCGGTCTCGTTGTGGCCGTACTTGCGGTAGCAGATGAGGTCAATGACGACATCGTGCTGGAATTCGGCGCGCCAGTCGGCAGCAAGCTGGCAAACAAagttgacggcctcgacgtcgtcggcgttgacgTGGAAGACGGGCGCATCGATGGCTTTGGCGATGTCGGTGCAGTAGGCCGTCGAGCGGGCGAATCGAGGATCGGTCGTGAAGCCGATCTGGTTGTTCACAACCAGGtggacggtgccgccggtgGAGAAGGCGGGAAGAGAGTGGAATCCGAGACATTCATAGACGATGCCCTGAGCGGCAAAGGCAGCGTCACCGTGGAGGAGAACGCTCATGGCGGTTCGGTGAACCTTCTCGTCGTTGTTGTAGTGCTGGATGGCGCGCGtcttgccgaggacgacaggATCTTCGGCTTCCAAGTGGGAAGGGTTCGCGACGAGCGAGAGCTGGACACGCTTGCCCGAAGGGGTAGGCCGTTCGAAGTTCATGCCGAGGTGGTACTTGACGTCGCCGgagccctcgtcctcgccgccaccggtgCCAGCAAACTCGGAGAAGATGGACTCGTTGGGCTTTCGCACAACGTTGGAGAGGACGTTGAGTCTGCCTCTATGGGGCATGCCAATGACGATGTCCTTGACACCGTAGTCGACGCTGCGGTCGATCAAGGCCTTCATGCCGGGGACGAGGGTCTCGCAACCCTCGAGGCCGAATCGCTTGTCGTTGGGGTATTTGGTCGCCAGGAAGGACTCGAAACTGGAGCTCCATATGAGTCTGTCAAGGATCCGGCGCTTCTCATCAATCGAGTACTTGAAGGGTTGGGGGACCTCCAGACGCTCGCGCAGCCAGTCGCACTTTTCACGGTCGGGGATGTGGATGAATTCCACACCGTACGCGCCGGCATAGATCTTCTCGCAGGCGGCAACGATCTCGCGGAGCGTCATCTTCTCGCGGCCCTCCTTCTTGAACCTAGGCAGAATGCCGGGGCCGAGCGTGTACTCCTTGTCGAGGTCCTTGTCGGTGAAGCCGTAATGCTCGAGAGTGAGCTCCTTGGGCTTGACGTTTCCAAAGCCGGCAGTGGTGTTGCGGATGCCGAGAGGGTCAATGTTGGCCTTGTGATGTCCGCGAGCCTGGTAGGCGCGCACGAGGAGCTGAACCTTGAGATGGTTCGTGACGTCGGAGCCATCCTCGAGAGCGAGGCCACCGCCGAGTCGAGGCACGCCACCCGTCATGTTCGGCACCAGGTTGGGAGGGGGCTGGAAGGCCTGGGAGATGGGCATGTCGCCGCTCTCCATGTTCTTGAAGTAGACCTGCCACGATACGTGGACGTTCTTGGGGTCTTGCTTCcactgcatgtacatctCATCGATATAGTTGGCCGTGCTTCCCGAGAGAAAGTTATCGCTCGGATCGGGCGGTGAGTTGGTCGCGCTGGTTGCGTAGAGCCGGCCAGCAAGAGCGGGGGAGGAGGCAAGGGATCGTCGGGAGGCAGCGAGCTTCCATGGCGAGGTGCtggccaccgtcgtcgataTGGCCCGACTTGAGGGCGAGCTCGGGCATCTCGCGCTTCGAGGAAGCTGAGAGCCAGCTCTACGGAGCGAATTCCTCAACATGGCCAAGGTGATTTGCTGACGCAGACGGGGGACTCGGACGTTTCGGGAGACAACAATTGCTGTTGTCTTGACAGAGGTAGGTAGGTGCGAGTGCTCAGAGCTGCTCAAACAGACGACACATCCCACAATCTCGAGATCGCAAAGATCACAAAAGAGTGGCGGAGTAAGTCGGTCAGTCCAATCGTGATGGCTCGCGCGCGAGAGATGTTGACGCAGCTGGACAAGGATGAGGTAGTATTCCGTTTCAAGGAAGAGAAGACTCGAGTGCGAAAAGTTGCAtggtaggtacaagtaaatagtacggagcacgaaAGGAaaccgtaggtgtactgtactgtaagtacatgcgcacttactgtgcatgtgcagtacagcacaagtactagtaagtactagtacagGCAGTACTACCGTACTCCCGGTATGACGGCAAAACCTGTCCAGTCCCGAGACTCACCTCCTGGGGGAGACCCCAGGCTCCTGCAGCCACTCAGAGCACTGAAGCCAGCTCAGCTGACGCTGAGATTGGCGCGTTTAGTGGAGAGACCCAGCGAGTGCACGGCGCAGCCGCCCCCGGGGCGTGGAGACAGTGTGCATGACGAGAATAAATACCGATCCTACCCACAGTCCGCAGTTCGATTCGAGGTACACCGTGCAAAGAGCATTCATTAGCACGATTGGATTTGGGCCTACTCCCTAGAAGGCGAAAGCGTGCTTACAGGAGGAATACAAGcacctagtacggagtacggagtagttgtataGCATGCAAACagttgtgcatgcatgtacggagtacgtacctTGAACTCCAGTCAGCATTCTCCTACAGATCTGGCAAGTCGAAATTCTAACGCCGCATGGGTGGAATTTGCAAGTTCCAGATTTGTAGGAATCAGTGAGAAGGTGTGCATGATGCCTCTTCGTGTAGCAATCTTCCTTGGGTACCCCAGCAAGTGTAGGTGGAAGTATCGTGCATATGTTTACCTTACGGAGGACTTGTATTACTCATGTTGTATCTCCAAGGTCTACtgttacatgtactgtacaaacgtactgtacatacttactgtttactgtaagtattacatactgtactccgtatggcGGAGAAAAAAGTAATTGTGGGTGGGTCTAGAGCTTCGTCATGGAGCTGGGCGTGTTTTGTTTTCTTTGCTCCCTACGACCTTTGCCTCTCCaatctacaagtacagtaagtacaaagTAATTaccggagtactccgtatttatTTCAGTAGGTAGTTATCTAAGTAAGTAGAGTAGAGTGGTCCTACACAGTACAAATATGTAGCGATATTTCCGAACCCGTTTCGGTggcaagtacctagtactgttcgattacctaagtacatgttccTGCAGGTTTGCAACACCTACAATacttacctaggtagtaagtacttgtacatgcacgctaGTATTTTTCCTGCTGTAGAACAAAGTAAGCACTGaaagtacagtgctgtagTACACACCTGTTCCCTACAAGTAGGGAGATACCTGCTGTAATTTGGTACCTACTTGGTGACCATGCAACTTAACACGGTACAGAATGGGGTCCAGCAGCCTAACAAACCTGCCCGCCAGAGGCTTGTGACACCTTGCATTGCTCTGCACATGtaacctagtacttgcacatgcatacTAGTAATATTGCAAGTGATGCGCTTACTTACGTCGGTGGAACTTGGAGCTTGACTCCATCAACTTCATCCATCCCCTAGGAACCTTCTCGAGCCTCTCTATATCATTCAAGCGATGTGCACCTCATTCTATTCTACTGATTTTCGCCCCAGTCCCAGGTGTAGCTCGCAGTATCAGCTCGGAATTATATAAACGGAGCAAAGAAGAATTGACCTAGTTGGTATGCCCCCGCATTAACCATACGAGCCACCAGGAGAGCACGAGGTATGGGAGCAAATGCAACGCATTCGCGGCTGTGAAGGAAGGCGAAGACATCACATTCAAGTACATACGGTCTCCTCCTCTTCACACAGCTGTCAAAATGGCCGTTCCTGTTGGCCGCACTCTCTACAAGAAAAAAGATGGCATCCTCACGTTGGCTGACGACAAGCAAACCGTGACCTGGACGCCGAATACTGGCGGGCCCCCAACAGTCACCCTTCCTGTATCAAGCATCACGAGTATGCCCTCCCATGTTCCTAGTTCGTTCAGGAGATTCTGATGGTTGTTCGTTTCACCAGATCTCCAGCAAACTCCAGACAGCTCACCGAAGGTGATGCTCAAGATCTTCGAGAAATCGAGCAACGGCGGCGATCCGGCAGCCTACCTCTTCCATTTCAACACATCCGAGGCAAAGGAGGAAGCGAGAGATGTCAAAAATTTGCTCTCAAAACTGTTGGTTGATCTGCGAGCCAACGATGCGAGCATCCCCAGGCCAGCACTTGGCACCCCGTCGGGGCCGGGGACCGCGACACcggttggcggcggcggcggcagcgcaTCTGCATCCATGGCCTTCGCCAGCGCCGTCAACTCGCACCCATCATCCTCACGATGGTTCGATGACGGCCAGCTAAAGATGGATATTGAACTGCAGCAGTCCCTCATGAAGAAGGACAGGAGTCTGCATCAGACATTTGTCGAGGCCATTTCCACCAAGCCCGACTCCATTACCGGAGCTGCCTTCAACACTCAGTTCTGGTCGACGCGGACCAATCTTCTGCGCGCGCACGCCATCGAAATCAACCAGAAAAAGGGAGCCTACAATGTCCTTTCGACGGTGAAACCACGGAcggtcgatggcgagctCAAGCTGAACATCAGCGTCGAGCAGGTGCAGATGATATTTGCCCAACACCCTTTGGTGAAGCGAATATACAACGAAAGCGTACCCAAACTTTCCGAGGCCGAATTCTGGTCGCGATTTTTCCTCAGCGGGCTCTCCAAGAAACTGAGAGGCGAGCGAGTGATGGTGAACGATCGGCCAGATCCTCTCTTCGACAAGTACGACCCAAACGAGAACACGGAGATTCGGCAGAGCAAAATCATGTCACAGAGCGTTCCTCACATCATTGATCTGGAGGCCAACGAGGAGAATCAGGGAGGTTTCCGGAGCGGGAATGCCAAGGATGTGGAGATGCGACCTCGAGCCAACATTCCGATAGTGAGGACGATCAATAGTCTGAGCGAAAAAATAATGGCCGACGTTGCTCCCTCCGAtgccacggccgacgacggtcagGGGGGGTACGACACGTACAACGAGCTGGCGTTGCGTGATCTGAGGGGTGATGCCCAGGAGCAGCGCATCATGCTCAATGTCAAAGAACAGAGCAAGTTCTTTTCCAAAGCGGACACGGCACCGTCTGCGAACGCGCGCATATTTGCGCAGCAGAATCCTGCCGATGTCCTGTTGAACATCAGAGGCGCAGTGCGGCGcttcgaggccatcggcgaggacggaacAGGTCTTCAAGCCGCCATCGAGTTTGCCGACGAGAGCGATAGCGACGGGGAGCATCAAAAGCCGCCCCGGGTCGGATCTCGCGCCGCCTTcaaggcggcggagaaggaggtCATGGATGGCGTCCTGCAGCAGCGGTCACAAAAATACGGCCACAGCAGCGACGCAACGACTCCCATGGGTCTGCCGGCGGGGATCAGCGAGAAGTGCGGGCTGACTCATGCGACGACCATCGAGTTTCTGCATCAGTTCTGGACCGCATTCCTCTCTGGCGACCCCGACCGAGCTGCCGAGCTGCAGTACCTGGCCGAATCGCTGAAGCGGTCCGCAAGCCggatcgccgccgtcgcagacgaggccgaggaggcgagggaggcggtGATTCGCAAGCGAAAGCAGGAGATCCGTGAACATTTTGAGCGCACAGGTAAGAAAATCAGGTGGAAGTCGGACATGGTTGGTGGCGGTCGCAACGCCGTCAACCGGATGATGCAGCCGGTGCTGGATGCACTGGCCAAGGCGCAGGCCGATTACTCGAGGGCCCTGGCTGCGGAAGGCGTTCAGATGTCGACGGAGGGATGAATTTCAGTGCAAGCTATCGTTGACTCGGAAGCGATGGCGCCCAGTCTGACGTGTGATTtccctcgagctcgactaGCCTCCTATGTGACCCATTGCAGGAATGGTCATGTGTTGAGTGAGTTCCAACCCGTTGAATCCCGTCGATGAAGGTGGGACCTGGGGGAGGAAAAGGTTGGTGAGCTGCAGAAGGCATGGATTGCCTTGTTGTTGttttcctcctccttgatgGTAGTGGTAGGTAGGCGCCGATGGGATAGCCTTTCAACTTCGTTCGCTGGCTGGTGGGATATAACCAGAGCACACCCTCGCAGCTTTGGtagctattttatacctaTTTACAGAGATGGACTGCCCGTTTCTGCCAGTACCTATAGGGCAGCTGTATTGTAGGTGTTGTAACCTTAGCCCGTAACCACTCCTGTACCATAGATACGGATTGACAAGGCAAACTTTGCCATCAGCCAGAAGCTGTGACAGCTTCACTTCCTTGTCTGACGTCGTCAACATCGAATCGTGTTGGTGGATTACTCAACCGCATCTGCGTGACATAATATATACAAACCAGTCGCTTCCTTCTCCCATCTTCACACATCTATGGACATTACAGCGGGAGAGATTCATCCATCGCAACAGGATACAAATAGTTTGACATCCTTGCACACAAGCTCGCGTCTACTGGTCAATAGCAGGAGGAGTCGAGCCCTTGTCATCATCCCCTACCAAGTACGCCGCCCTTCTCAAACCGCTCGGTGGAGTTTGGTGGCTCGACAGTGTTGGCCATATTTTTCATCACATCGTCAGCCAAGTCTGGATATTCTGGCGGTTGGGAGGACAAAACTAATTTACGTAAGCAATCACATCATCACCCAATCACCAACCACCCCACCACAACACAAGAACAGGCTTGGTCGGTCAGTTGCAACGGTCCATCAATCATTTCCTCTCAACACACCAAGGGTTGTGATATCGAtcgacatcgtcatcgtcatttGCTCGTATCGTacgcgtacttgtactcgcagTTTCACCCCTGAACACACAACGCATAtcttgtgtgtgtgtgtgtgccgGCGACGTTGCCGAGCCGGTTGAATGAATGCTCTGGTAGCTCCCCGAGCGTTTCCTACCATTGCCTTcggctcgacctcgacctcgacctcggcctcgaccctCTACCGAGCGACATGCTGCCGTCGGTCCTTGCACGCATCTCTCGGACGTCGCAATGGCCACGGCTCCGGGGATAAACCTGCCGATGATTCGTTGACGGAGCACGATGTAGACCCAGAACCCCACGCCGAGACGTCAGGCGGTCGTACTCGAAGTCATGCGTCTGGACCCCCGAGAAACCGTGCTGCTCGCAAGCGGATCGCTTCGGCCTTGCCTCCGGTTCGACTTCCGGCCAATTTCCTCGAAAACAATGTATCCTTGTTCAACCCCAGCGCCCAGCCGAGGCTGCCCCTCGCGCTCGTCGAAGACGCAAGGCACGACAAGACCTCACGCCTCTATCTTGGCCAAGGCCCGACTTCTCAGCAGGCGTGCCAGACGCTCGAGTCCTACTTTGATACGGCATTGAGCGACCTACTGCGGAGGGTCAGCGAGCATTCCGCCGACCTCGCACTTTTCCAGCCAGAGAACGGCCGAACCAGAGGCAGTTGGAATTCGCCCGAGATGATAGAGAGAGTCGTACGCTTGTGGGACATGATTCTCGATTCTGCCTGGCACCTCGTAGACGCACTCTATCCTTCGCGACAAGCCGAATACACTTACAAGGCTCGCCCCTTTTGGTGGTGGCACCTCTACAAGGACCTCGATGATCGCACCCACAAATTCCGCGATCATTTCAGGACGCTTCCCATGTCACTTGCCGACCAGCTCAACTACGCAGAACACCTCGACTACCCTCTCCCGCACGCTCTTACAGACTTCCCTACAGACACGCTCGTCGCGATGCAGAATGCCCTCGAACGTGAGATGAATACCTCACCACCGTCCAATTTCGACCCGAAGACGAGCAGACGACCGATTTCCATTCTCTCACTCTCTGGTTATGGTGGCAAGGCCGTGTCggaagccgtcggcgagcacctTGCTTTTTGGAATAAAGCAgacctcgtccgactcgaCGCGCACGACCTGTCCATTCTGGTAGGAGAATACCTCGGCCAAAACTGGGCCTATTCCCGAGGTCCACTCTCCATGTTGGGGTTTCGGGCAGCGGAATTGAATGGCAAGTTAGTTGGAGAACCCGAAATCTTCGGCCGACATGGTGAAGACGAAGAGCAGGACGCCGAAGTTACCCATCTCGGTATACGGACAGTCCCCGCTACCCTGGAAGATGAGCTGGAAAAAATCAGGCAGGGCGGGTACGATTGTTTCACGAAATGGGAGAACCTAAAGATTGATCAGATCCTCCATCACCTCATACGATCTTCGGGCATCAAGTCGCAGTCCCCCGAAGTCCGACCAATTCTTCTTCACGTCCACGATCTGGTTGAATTGAGCATGACGTTGGAAGGATCCCTCCTCCTCAATAGACTGCGAACTTTAGTCGATGTGGCCTGGCAACAAGGTATGAAAGTTGCCATCTTGGGTACTTCCTCATGCGAGCGGCCGTCCGACGAATACCAAAACGCGATGCGTGATCTTTCAGTCGGCGATCTTGTCATCACTCGTCATATTCAGCCTGATCGAGCAGACCGTCCCAGTCCCAAGGGCCAGCATCGATTTCCATTCAGCCTGCAAAGGGTCGACTATTTTGTCGAAAATTTGCAAAATATCGACCGCATGCTCCGAGCAATGCACCCGGATATCGTGCATAAATCCTTAGACCTGTCCAGTGACAGCGTGAGGACATATCTACTCTCGGCCAATCCGCGATTCTCCATCTTACGAGACTCAATACTGCCG includes these proteins:
- a CDS encoding 2-oxoglutarate dehydrogenase E1 component — protein: MLRNSLRRAGSQLPRSARCPSSPSSRAISTTVASTSPWKLAASRRSLASSPALAGRLYATSATNSPPDPSDNFLSGSTANYIDEMYMQWKQDPKNVHVSWQVYFKNMESGDMPISQAFQPPPNLVPNMTGGVPRLGGGLALEDGSDVTNHLKVQLLVRAYQARGHHKANIDPLGIRNTTAGFGNVKPKELTLEHYGFTDKDLDKEYTLGPGILPRFKKEGREKMTLREIVAACEKIYAGAYGVEFIHIPDREKCDWLRERLEVPQPFKYSIDEKRRILDRLIWSSSFESFLATKYPNDKRFGLEGCETLVPGMKALIDRSVDYGVKDIVIGMPHRGRLNVLSNVVRKPNESIFSEFAGTGGGEDEGSGDVKYHLGMNFERPTPSGKRVQLSLVANPSHLEAEDPVVLGKTRAIQHYNNDEKVHRTAMSVLLHGDAAFAAQGIVYECLGFHSLPAFSTGGTVHLVVNNQIGFTTDPRFARSTAYCTDIAKAIDAPVFHVNADDVEAVNFVCQLAADWRAEFQHDVVIDLICYRKYGHNETDQPSFTQPLMYKRINSKEPQIDVYVNKLLQDGTFTKEDVEEHKKWVWGMLEESFDKSKDYQPTSKEWTTSAWNGFKSPKELATEVLPHNATKVDKTTLQHVGEIIGSAPEGFQIHRNLKRILNNRTKSVVEGQNIDFPTAEALAFGTLVTEGYHVRVSGQDVERGTFSQRHAVFHDQDTEETYTPLQHISKDQGKFVISNSSLSEFGALGFEYGYSLSSPNALVMWEAQFGDFANNAQCIIDQFIASGEVKWMQRTGLVMSLPHGYDGQGPEHSSGRLERYLQLCNEDPRIFPSEEKLVRQHQDCNMQIAYMTTPANLFHVLRRQMQRQFRKPLIIFFSKSLLRHPLARSNIEEFDGPNAGFQWIIPDPEHQTGAIKSPEEVDRVILCSGQVWTSLHKYRMENKIDDVAITRVEQLNPFPWQQLKENLDMYPNAKTIVWAQEEPLNAGAWSFTQPRIETLLNQTKHHDRKHVMYAGRNPSASVATGMKRIHQEEERDLLEMAFTVKQDKLKGE
- a CDS encoding WD repeat protein gives rise to the protein MSPSSEPSSTLLQIIPLPLFQPDLYERAWASVPHPTLPLLATAHSKGATVFSLSTLSSHSTLTGGHARSVRSVAWKPGQPPQKLCLVTGSFDSTAGLWRWEADAALEAGAADDLEVDMSTRVSRSTADGELDSEPDGGTDKSWEFTLVLEGHDSEIKSCTFSPSGTYLATCSRDKSVWIWEDIGASEDDDEWETVAVLNEHEGDVKAVAWCPDVPGRNRRRHYSPDVLASASYDNTVRIWREDGDGEWVCVAVLEGHDETVWGLQWEPRPRDENQFPRLLTFSADKTIRIWSLKEEAEADDDGPRVAFSGIPNTMRKSLREEWNCTAVLPKAHDRDVYSATWSADSGLIASTGSDGRIAMYKEGNSPAAHVHAPATKLNDPSALSTSWEVIATMPNAHGAFEVNHITWCRRYDAGSERRGEEEMLVTTGDDGLVRPWQVKQEQR
- a CDS encoding RNA polymerase II transcription factor related protein; the encoded protein is MAVPVGRTLYKKKDGILTLADDKQTVTWTPNTGGPPTVTLPVSSITNLQQTPDSSPKVMLKIFEKSSNGGDPAAYLFHFNTSEAKEEARDVKNLLSKLLVDLRANDASIPRPALGTPSGPGTATPVGGGGGSASASMAFASAVNSHPSSSRWFDDGQLKMDIELQQSLMKKDRSLHQTFVEAISTKPDSITGAAFNTQFWSTRTNLLRAHAIEINQKKGAYNVLSTVKPRTVDGELKLNISVEQVQMIFAQHPLVKRIYNESVPKLSEAEFWSRFFLSGLSKKLRGERVMVNDRPDPLFDKYDPNENTEIRQSKIMSQSVPHIIDLEANEENQGGFRSGNAKDVEMRPRANIPIVRTINSLSEKIMADVAPSDATADDGQGGYDTYNELALRDLRGDAQEQRIMLNVKEQSKFFSKADTAPSANARIFAQQNPADVLLNIRGAVRRFEAIGEDGTGLQAAIEFADESDSDGEHQKPPRVGSRAAFKAAEKEVMDGVLQQRSQKYGHSSDATTPMGLPAGISEKCGLTHATTIEFLHQFWTAFLSGDPDRAAELQYLAESLKRSASRIAAVADEAEEAREAVIRKRKQEIREHFERTGKKIRWKSDMVGGGRNAVNRMMQPVLDALAKAQADYSRALAAEGVQMSTEG
- a CDS encoding mitochondrial AAA ATPase → MNALVAPRAFPTIAFGSTSTSTSASTLYRATCCRRSLHASLGRRNGHGSGDKPADDSLTEHDVDPEPHAETSGGRTRSHASGPPRNRAARKRIASALPPVRLPANFLENNVSLFNPSAQPRLPLALVEDARHDKTSRLYLGQGPTSQQACQTLESYFDTALSDLLRRVSEHSADLALFQPENGRTRGSWNSPEMIERVVRLWDMILDSAWHLVDALYPSRQAEYTYKARPFWWWHLYKDLDDRTHKFRDHFRTLPMSLADQLNYAEHLDYPLPHALTDFPTDTLVAMQNALEREMNTSPPSNFDPKTSRRPISILSLSGYGGKAVSEAVGEHLAFWNKADLVRLDAHDLSILVGEYLGQNWAYSRGPLSMLGFRAAELNGKLVGEPEIFGRHGEDEEQDAEVTHLGIRTVPATLEDELEKIRQGGYDCFTKWENLKIDQILHHLIRSSGIKSQSPEVRPILLHVHDLVELSMTLEGSLLLNRLRTLVDVAWQQGMKVAILGTSSCERPSDEYQNAMRDLSVGDLVITRHIQPDRADRPSPKGQHRFPFSLQRVDYFVENLQNIDRMLRAMHPDIVHKSLDLSSDSVRTYLLSANPRFSILRDSILPLPEIYHLARAYRSFETKHEGCGSAGFLERFAMGPLRQKPGQSFLDEEPADDNGEMGEKLNRAEEAKMEDRAAMKLNEYEKRISSGQIHRENLRTTFADVHVPPDTISALKLLTSLAMVRPDAFSYGVLAQDKIPGCLLYGPPGTGKTMLAKAVAKESGANMLEISGATINDKWVGESEKLIRAVFTLAKRLSPCVVFIDEADSLLANRSMFSNRPSHREHINQFLKEWDGMEETNAFIMVATNRPFDLDDAVLRRLPRKILVDLPLKDDRTAILRLMLKGEMLDSCVSLEHYAEITPHYSGSDLKNVCVAAAMAAVEEENEAAAKHAGPEPFRYPERRVLRRHHFEKALKQIPASISEDMASLKMIRKFDEEYGNKKKGPRRHGMGFGILDDKHAPAHETRVRQAGNGQT